A region from the Oceanidesulfovibrio marinus genome encodes:
- a CDS encoding heavy-metal-associated domain-containing protein, translating to MDFDDLMSLRRYVSIAHHVPGRLRLKFNPAVRNDPRFDALRDAEAPFPGVQATRINTMARSMVIEYDARIPQKEIAGLFNGDEEAARDSFDRITEIVLS from the coding sequence ATGGACTTCGACGATCTCATGTCGCTGCGGCGATATGTTTCCATTGCGCATCACGTGCCCGGCAGGCTGCGGCTCAAGTTCAACCCGGCCGTGCGCAACGACCCAAGATTCGACGCATTGCGCGATGCCGAAGCGCCGTTCCCCGGCGTGCAGGCCACGCGCATCAACACCATGGCTCGGTCCATGGTCATCGAGTACGACGCACGGATTCCCCAGAAAGAAATCGCCGGTCTCTTCAACGGCGACGAAGAGGCGGCCCGCGACAGCTTCGACAGAATCACCGAAATCGTCCTGTCCTAG